One Hugenholtzia roseola DSM 9546 genomic window carries:
- a CDS encoding CHAT domain-containing protein — translation MYGIDKEIKGILRALDILLEKKEFLEEELQISTGRQKFALLKQVEQTEVEIETYRQKVATLQARLQGSQQGEVVLALGEAAQKVEQVQRAYAKMQPPVVCLAFANGEGAYLENLKQEEKAIRDALHQADDEGSIKLYTEFNTTIADLVKVFTEKYRNRVAIFHFAGHAGSQELVLDETSANATGFAQLLAQQQSLELVFLNGCSTKRQVEGLLEAGVKRVIATSTPIDDAQAVAFSSQFYKSLAKKATLGQAFQEAAALLTLQNSPVQVYRSAIPKSKIKEDVAPSPLLWGFYTKEEAQADWELPL, via the coding sequence GAGGAATTACAAATTTCTACGGGGCGGCAAAAATTCGCACTTTTAAAACAAGTAGAACAAACCGAAGTAGAAATTGAAACTTACCGCCAAAAAGTAGCTACTTTGCAGGCGCGTTTGCAGGGTTCGCAGCAGGGCGAAGTTGTACTTGCCTTAGGAGAAGCCGCCCAAAAAGTGGAGCAGGTGCAAAGAGCCTATGCCAAAATGCAGCCACCTGTGGTCTGTTTGGCTTTTGCCAATGGGGAGGGGGCGTATTTAGAAAATTTGAAGCAGGAGGAAAAAGCCATTCGCGACGCTTTGCACCAAGCAGACGACGAAGGAAGTATTAAACTTTATACAGAATTTAATACTACGATTGCAGATTTGGTAAAAGTATTTACAGAAAAATACCGCAATAGGGTTGCCATCTTTCACTTTGCAGGACACGCAGGCAGTCAGGAGTTGGTCTTAGACGAAACCAGCGCAAACGCAACAGGGTTTGCCCAACTTTTAGCCCAGCAGCAAAGTTTGGAGTTGGTCTTTCTCAATGGTTGCTCTACAAAAAGGCAGGTAGAGGGCTTATTGGAAGCAGGGGTAAAGCGTGTTATCGCGACAAGCACCCCCATCGATGATGCGCAGGCAGTTGCCTTTTCAAGTCAATTTTACAAGTCGTTGGCGAAAAAAGCTACCTTAGGGCAAGCCTTTCAGGAAGCCGCCGCCCTTCTGACACTTCAAAATAGCCCTGTGCAGGTGTATCGCTCCGCCATTCCTAAAAGCAAGATAAAAGAGGACGTTGCGCCCTCGCCGCTTTTGTGGGGTTTTTATACCAAAGAAGAAGCACAAGCAGATTGGGAACTGCCTTTGTAG